cctcttcaatggctgtgccaagctgctggatattggcaggaactggaacactccgtcgtatacgccgatccagagcatcccaaacatgctcaatgggtgacatgtccggtgagtatgctgaccatgcaagaactgggatgttttcagcctccaggaatcgtgtacagatccttgcaacatggggccgtgcattatcatgctgcaacatgaggtgatggttgtggatgaatggcacaacaatgggcctccggatctcgtcacggtatctctgtgcattcacaatgccatcaataaaatgcacctgtgttcgtcgtccataacatacgcctgccaataccataaccccaccaccatgggccactcgattcacaacattgacatcagaaaaccgctcacccacacgacgccacacacgctgtctgccatctgccctgaacagtgaaaaccgggtttcatccgtgaagagaacacctctccaacgtgccagacgccatcgaatgtgagcatctgcccactcaagtcggttacgacgacgaaccggagtcaggtcgagaccccgatgaggacgacgagcatgcagatgagcttccctgagacggtttctgacagtttgttcagaaattctttggttattatgcaaaccgattgttgcagcagctgtccgagtggctggtctcagacgatcttggaggtgaacatgctggatgtggaggtcctgggctggtgtggttacacgtggtctgcggttgtgaggccggttggatgtactgccaaattctctgaaacgcctttggagacggcttatggtagagaaatgaacattcaattcacgggcaacagctctggtggacattcctgctgtcagcatgccaattacacgctccctcaaaacttgcgacatctgtggcattgtgctgtgtgataaaactgaacatttcagagtggccttttattgtggccagcctaaggcacacctgtgcaataatcatgctgtctaatcagcatcttgatatgccacacctgtgaggtgggatggattatctcggcaaaggagaagtgctcactatcacagatttgttcagatttgtgaacaatatttgagagaaatggttattttgtgaatATAgacaatgttttagatctttgagttcatcatgaaaaatgggagcaaaaaaaaaaaaagtgttgcgtttatatttttcctCAGTGTAGTTTCTGCTGGTTTGGTGAGTTTCTTACAGTACCTACTCTCCTCCCCTAATATGGAGAGTGTGGGCATTGTTGCTAACTGTAGTAGGTCACAGAGACAGCCGCTGTTGCTCCGCTATGTTACCCACACCATCATTTACAGGGGCAAACCAAACACCCATGTCGCACAGCCTGGGACTGAGGGTGTCAAACATGCAGGATGAGCTATGACGAGCCCAGCAGCTGCTCCATTCCCCCAGAAACAAACCCACCGATCTCAGAAAAGAGTTACAGTACATCATTAATGTACAAACATAGGCGTAGACAAAAGGTCAACTTTAAAATGAAACTCGCAAGCGCTCTTTCTCCAGCTTTTGCCGAGGTACATTCTCTTTCTCACACGTGGCCCACACTGTTTATGTTGCGATGCGGAACAGCCTGGTTGGAGAAGCTGCGATCACACTGAATTACACATACGTTGATGTGAAGCCCAGAATACAGGTCTGTGATTTTAAACTACCCATAAATCAGTGGTTAACTCCGATCCATCTCTGACACTTGCTTCCATCGTAGAGGGGGAGACTGGCTAATTCTTAGGAACAGTGAGGAGTCTCATTTCCGTTTTCCATTAAGCCGCACATGGTTCTAATCATTGCTTTCTGAATGACTTTCTCACTGTGCTGGTGGGCTCCTGCAGAGACACGTTGCTGATCGCGCTCAACCATGACATGAAGCAAAGCTTTGTGTGACAGCAGGAGTCAGAGCTATAGGGGCAGCTGCCATTACAGgttttacatttcattttaaatgaCGCCGCTCTTGTTGAGCACCATCCTCAAAATGTTTGAAATGTGATTTCAGGGGAACATTATGACTAACTGTCCACTCACAGGCACCGTGTACACCGTCTGCCTTTTATTGAAGTAATATGCATTCGATTTAGAACTAGCCCCGATATAGATGCATATAATAAGTAAGTGTCAAACCTGGAAGATCTTTGCTGCCGAGCTTTGCCGTGAAAAAGGAAGGTGGATCAATACCACAGCACCGGCAGTCACAACTTGAGCGTATAGTGATAACACAAGTAAACAAGGGCAGCAAGGACAAGGGTTTTCTGCACCTCTACAAACACACACCTCTCTTTAAGATGGACTGTGTTCTAGAAAAGGAGAGGGGCATGAATAATGAAAAGTGTGTTCACCTGGAAAGGGGAACGAGCAGATGTGCACAGCAGACTGTCACATCAAATTGGGAATTAGAAATATGTGCAGGCAGAAGATGTATTAGGTCATCTGAATAAGCCGAGTGAGAAGAATTAGCTTTGCCTTGATACAACCCTCATTCCTAAACACTGGTCTGCTTTCAAGTATTTGAGGGAtctgtccatggtgctgaaatGACTCCCATTTCCTCCCCAGCCCTCTCCTTATCCCCGCCTATAACTCTGTGTTGAATAATTTAGACATCATTTAACAGCTAACAAGGATCAGTGAGTTGGGTCAGGTTAATGGTCGTCTTATAGCTACAATCTGAGGGCGAAAGGTATAAGCCCCCGGCCATGTAATATGAAAGCAGCGGTACAAACTCTACTGTTTATCCGGTTTGACGACGCTTTCCAACGTGCCCACACACAATACACTGAGTCCGTCCATTATGTCCTCCCATTCTGCAGCAGGCCAGTGCTCACACACATTTCCTACAGAGGAAACACACACTGCCCACTGCTGGACAGTAGCATATCTTCATTCACAAATGATGAAGGTCAGACgtccaaaaaaaagaaaaaagaagatggtGGGatgtaataataaataaactgcGAATGTGCTTGAATACGGTGGTAATAAATACTGGGGGGAAAAAGCAGAAATGTGTGATAGTATGAATCATCTGTCTTTCACTGAAGAcaggtttcatttattttagcTCATTTTACAATCATCATAAACCATATTTCAAAGTGTATAAGTACGCATTTTACAACTActacttttattttgtacacTGTAAGCCTCATTCATCCAACCAGAGGGTCTACTTTTTCTGCATCTCAGACTAAAAAAGGTCCCAGAGCAGTGGACAAACAAAAACCAGAACTCAAACACGATCAGGGCCAAATCAATGTGTTATCTAAGCAGCGCCAATATTTCCCAGAATACACAGTGAGGGCTTGTACTATAAATCAAAAATGGGCTGAAGCACTTAAAGCTCATCAGCGCATTCACAGTATAAGGGAGAACACGTTCCTCTTATCCCATCCAGGAAAAATAAGTTCAAACTGTGACAGtgatttttttaaaatatgtatCTGGTTGTAGTCGTGCGTCTTACACTGGCTGGACGCTGAGGCAGCTCCGCTCAGGGATGTAATGGGATACTGCAGCACTAGAGAACCGTGTGCACAGAAACTTGCCTAGAAGCATCAGGGAGTCCCGCACTaacctcccccctctctctctctctctacccccCCCTCTGCTTTTCTGTTAAGTATTTTAATGACAAAAAACGATAATTAAAGTATGAtgtttaaatgtaaatgtaatgcCTAGTGAAAGGCTGAAAGAGGGCATATGAGCTATACAGTGATGAAAGGGATACCCCCAAAAAAAACTTCAGAAGTGTTAAAAAAACAGCATGCCTGTAGTAGGAGGAGAACGGAGCGGCTTACCGTTTTTTGGCCGGTCGCTCTCCTCTGGACACCGACGCTCTTCCCCTTCTCCACACGCTCCGAGACACTTTGAGATAGAGAGAACAATGATCAATCTTCTCTTACTTTCTCTTATTTCCAGTTTTAGaatgaacaagtcaggagtctAACACAGCCATGTGGACACACCTTTACCCTGTCCTCCTGTCAACTCtgccacatatacacacacaggcacCCATTCAAATGCACCCCAAGACTGGAGTACACAAATTGATAAAGATCTGCTCAGGGGAGGGATACAaactacacacactcacacactgcagtttttttttctcccttccTCTTGCCCACTCGCTCTGCTGCTTTTTTCCTGCTGTCTTTGCCTGCACTGCCTCCTGATTGGCTAAGCTGCTCTTCAATAACATAAGCTCTCTTCTTTAATTGGAAGTGGGCCAGTTGTGTGGTGCATCAGAAACCCTCCCGCCTTGCTCatcgctcttctttttttttttttttttgcctaagTGCCTGTGGAGAAGAATGCTGAGCTCTGCAATTTCATACGCATCGAGCGAAGAGGAACAAAAAGGgaatggaggacagaggagggtggggggagtgtgtgggagagaaaagtGAGAGTGGGGGAGAGAATCAGCGTCTAAATCACTGGACCACAGTGGGACAAGCTGCACGGGAACAACGAGAGGGGAAGGGGCTATTTGGTGGAAACAGGGTAGATCTGGATGCACAGTCGCACCAGCCGCAGCGGGTTGAGGGGATGCAGCGGGTCAGATGAAAGGAGATTTCCCTGCATGCACTGCAGCGTGGCAAGGTGGCTCTGCTGCAGTGTGGAGTCTAATTGCCAGGCAAGAAGGGGGATGGgaagggaggaggagagggggttGGTTGCAGTGATGCCGAAGTACAGTCATCCAGCCAACCATGGatgtatgggggggggggggcagccgcAGTGTTCGGCGGTTAATGCCTTTTCCTCATGAATTATTGAAGGTGCTTCAAAGGAGAGGGAGGGTCACTGACGGCAAACTACTGACACTGTTCAGACAGTCTCACTGCCACCGAGGTCCACTATGATTACTCACACACCTGAAGTACACGTCGTCAGATTATTATATGGAGCCCCCTTCAGTTCGATTATTTCAACTAATGTGATCGACGGCTTTAAATGGAGATTGTGCCGTGGTATCAGCCCTCCGCTTTCCACTTGAGCTCGTGTTAAAAGGCTTTTGCCATCCCGGGggaaatgtatgtgtgtgcttGACTTTGTGGTGTCGGGTTTCCTGCCACTCTTTTTCTTTTGACTCACATCTGGTGCCTCCCATGTGTCCCAGCTGCTTTGAAGAACAATACCAGAGCAGATCAATACTTGGTCCATCTGCAGAGGCAACAATGAGCACTCTAGAAGTTATACGACGCCCACGGAGAAATACAAATACACTGTTTGCTCAATCAACAACCTAATTGCCCTGGTGGATGAATGTGCAAATAGAGATGCCTGATATTTTGAGCTCAATATCCTGTTGTAAAATACCATGAAGGGACAGGTGAACAAATGCCAGTATTTTCTGCATATAGTGAGCAGtctagatgtgtgtgtggaaagcAGCCGTTACCTTGTCAAATAGCTTAAACTGGGTATAAGTGGCTGTAGATACAGATAATAGTTGATCAGTATCTTTTTTGCAAAATAAATTAGAGTTGGGTTGACTTTTGAAGtgcaaaaaaacatttattttcaagtTTTCTATACAATTTTCCACTGAAAAATGGCAACATGTGGAACAAGAACATAAAAGTGCATTTTGATGTCAATAAACtaacttttcaatcaatcatcTGCGCATGTTCTCCTTCATCACTTTGCTCTCTGGTCTCTCAGGGAGGCTGTAGACTGTGATGGAGATGTTTGTGGGTTTGAAGACCTGCTCCAGTATCTCTGCCACTTTATTCCACTGCAGTTTATCCAGGCCACAGCCAATACTGTAAACAATGGAGGGACAACACAAAGCATCACATTCAAAATAAAGTATTTATCGAGCATAATGTGGCTTTTGAACCCTGGATGACTATTTCTAAATTACTGAAATATTATACAAACCGAGGCATTGATATTCTGGTTACACTGTTACTTTCACAGTGTGACCTCATGTTCTCCAGGCTCCGTGCCAGGCTGTCATAGGTGGGCTTTTGGCTGGCCTTTTTCTTTGTAATCTTCAATAGCATAACAGAATAGTATCAGTAAATTATGAAGTACAACATATGTGTTAAAATGAGagatttcattttcatttcacaTATTTACCAGATAGTAGACGAAACGACTCTCTCTTTTTAGAACAGCGCACTCTCCTGTCAGCTTTTCTGTTTGGGGATAAAAAGATAATATTCCCATCAGAATAAGACGCTATACAAACGCATATTTGCCTGAGTTTGTATAATGAAACTCATAATACAAACTCAAGGCATGTTTGTTTGAAGCCCGAAACTGAAAGCATTATTGAAGAAGCCATTACGaattcatgctgtgcaaaataaatgtcacagatgttgatttaaaatgttagtGGTGATCCTTCAGTTACCAAAGAACACAAACATGGAGGAATGCATTTTGGATAAATGTGTACAAAATGATGCATCCAGAATATTGTCATGTGATGGGATGATGATCCAACTTCAGTATCAACTGATACAGAATAGATGTGGGATACTGTGTAGAATAGCATCCAGTATTTTTCGAGGCGCTTCTCTGTGCAGAACAAAATGATCCCTTCGGAAATCGATGCGCCCAAAAATAGGACACTTCACTCCTGATTAATTTTTAATAAAAGGGCTGACTCACTCTGCTCCTTTAGCTCCTCTACCCCTTTGAAGTTCTTCTTGAACATCACTGCTATGCCTGCCCCCATGCGGCAGTCCTCACTGATGCAGTGGGCCAGAGCCTCGTCCCCGGGGCAGGAGAACAGGTCCCCGGTCACATAGCTCACTGACCAGCGGTCTTCTGCAGGCTGGACGGCAGGGGGCAGCATTGCACCGTGTGGTGAAAGCACAATGACAGCACAACAAATAAACACTGGTGCATGGGAAGGGAAACTATGATTGAAACAGCCCATGTAAAACCAAGATAATTATATATGTTTTTCGTGTAGGTATTAGCTTTACCTTAGCGCTGTCAGTGTTGACTGGTCTTTCAAGTGCAGATGACATAATGTGAACACTTGAGCGGTGAGTTATTCGGTGTGTCTTTCTTGAACACTTAATAAAACTGCTAAGAGACTTGTTAGCTAGCTTATAATGCGTCATTAATATCACTTACAAAAAGTTGACTGTAGATAGCCGTTTTAATGCTGAATAAAGGTACTTTCGGTATGCTTCTGGATAGCTACTAGTCACTTGGTTGAAGCATGGGTTGAAGCCATGGTTGAAGCAGGAGCTGCCACGGAATATGCCTATCCTCTCGCGAGAAAACACGATACTTTGTGGTGGGGGCAGCACCTCctgaataaattaaataaaacagcAGCTAGGTCACATGATCTGTCCCATGTCAGCTGACTGGATCCGAGCAATAGGAATAGGTACAAATGTtaactaaaaataaataactaatacaaaataaaataataataatacaaaataaaataagttaataaaaaatgataatgacaataaagaaatgacaagcaaaactacaaataaaatacaaaatgataTCGATACATagacaataaataataaaataataattaatattgatacaataataaaagaaagaaaaaattgtaataaatacatacaaaataataacaacacaaaattaaaaacatatatataaatacattaaatgtaattataatgaaaAAATTATgataaaaaatacaataaataaatacaaaaattaaataaatacaaaagcaataaaataataattcaaaaaattataataatatttaaaacaataataatatttacaaggaaaaaataaaacattaaaacgCTCAgccttataataaaataaacacagaaatacataaataaatacatttaagtgaaCGTAAATGTAGAAATATATTAAAGATTATAATAATGTGTGTTCTGTTTTATTCTCAacttgtatgtatgtatttatttatacattcaTTGATTTTTTTCCATATTTACTTTATGTATCTATTTATTgccatatttatttattcatgtttttattcatacatttatttatgcatttataCTTACGTCATGTTCCGTCCTCCATAACCACCACCATCCTGAGAATTCGTCTGAACATCCTAAATCAGTAAAAACACCATGTGGCGGCTTCATTCATGTTTATTGAACCCCGTTATTTACTTTCATGGCACAAGAAAATATCTGTAGCATCTATTAATTACagacaaataaagagctgtGTAGTGGAGAGTTAGAGATAACTCAGTGTTGGCACTAGTTTTGTGTCTATCACTAGGTTCACCCAGGTGTGTCGGCCAGAACACCACTTAAGGCCAAAGGTCCAGAATAGAGGAAATGAGGAGCTAAGATGAGGCTTGACTTCTTTACTTATTTAGGCAGACATACAGATATTTGTCTGTGTGTGGTTTTTCGTTAATTTACGCACACAATACAAAACTTAAGACGGCCTAACTTTCCTGCAACTACTGACGCACATTATCCtctgatgtgtgacgtcatcCAAACCACGTGGGTTAGCCCCTCCCCACTATGAAGGCACAACTTAACAGGTATCAACTctgtataataaaataatatatatatatatatcaataactATAACTTTGGGGCCTTTTCTATAGCCGCCCCCAAATGTATATAATACATTTGCTCATCAATAAAAGGAAACAAAGTCCTAAGGCTTGGATGTGATGGCAGGAGTAGAACTGTCCTCATCTTCTCCAGATGGAAGTGCAGGGAGGACCACCAGTCTGGCAACTGGCCGGGTGTAGACTCTCTCCTTGACCTTCACGTCGGCAGACCTTATATGTCCGTCGCTCCTTGGATGCGTCTTGACAACTGTCCCTATGGGCCATAGGGCTCTTGGAAGATGCGGATCAGCGATCATCACCACGGCGTCCTCCTTGATGTCGGCAGGTGTAGCTTGCCACTTCTGACAAGCTTGAAGACTTGGCAAGTGTTTCCAACGGCGGCAACTTATGAGCTCGCTCTCCGGATAGACTACCTGGGGTAGTGAACCATCTGGCCGGCCGCCCCATTAGAAGAACATTAGGAGTCACTGGATCTGGGTCGCTGGCATCTGAAGACACATAACCCAAGGGCTTACTGTTGAGGATCCCCTCCACCTCAGTGAGTACAGTGCTAAGCACTTCTTCTGGGACCGGTTGAGCACCGACCGTGGCATACAGGGCACTCTTAACCGAGCGTAtctctctctcccacacacctCCAAAATGGGGAGCTGCTGGGGGGTTAAAGTGAAAGGCAATCTTCTGTGGTGCAAGAATCTGCTGTAGGTCGGGAACCATGTCCTTGAAGGCCTCATTTAGTTCTCTCTCACCTCCTTTGAAGTTTGTCCCCTGGTCCGAGAACAGCTCTGCAGGTGTACCTCTGCGGGCAATAAACCGACGAAGGGCCATCAGGAATGCATCATAACTAATGGCGGTAAGGAGGTCCAAGTACACCGCTCTGGTGGTGAGGCACTTGAAGATGATTCCCCATCTCTTCTCTAAGCGTCGACCCACCTTGACCTGGAAAGGCCCAAAGCAGGCCATGCCCGTAGAAAAGAAAGGAGGCTTGAATAGGCGCAGACGGGCTGCTGGAAGGTCAGCCATCTTGGGTACCGCTGGTTTGGCCCTCCATCGCTGACAGTCAGCACAGGAGTGCTGGTAGCGCCGAACTGCCTCACGCCCTCTCAAGATCCAGAAGTAGCGTGGTAACTCAGCGAACACCCTCTCTGGGCCGGGATGGTGTAAACGGCTGTCAAAGTCTTGGATCAGAAGCTTAGTCATCCAATGACCTGGGTCTAGGATGATAGGGTGAAGAGCTGTCAGTTCCAGGTCTTCTGCCCGACGTAGTCTTCCTCCAACATGGATGAGTTCTCCACTCTCATCTAACTCCGGAGACAGAGTAAGGAGTCGACTGCTTCGAAGAACTGGCTTACCAGCTTTCAGTAGGCTGCACTCTTGTGGGAAGCTATCCCTCTGAACCCACTGGAAGATCAACCGCTCAGCTTGACCAAAGTCTTCAGCAGTAGGGGGGGTCGTTGGATTTGGCCGCCCCATGCAGCTCCAGTACTGTCACCTCCAGCAACTCCTTCCAGGAGTTGGGATGACTGGGGTCTGCAATAGGCTGACTTGATGCTACTGCGGTGACTCCACAGAAAGTAGACTTGCGCAGCTCTGAGGCATCTTCTGTTTGGTGAATGGCTGGATCCTCTGGCCACGAGTCTGGACTCAGCAGGAGAAAGGGGGGTCCCTGGCTCCATCTATTGGTCTCTGTGAGCTCCTTCAGCTTCTTACCACGTGTCGCGTCATCTGCTGAGTTCCTTGCGGAATCAACGTACCTCCAGTCCTTCCAGTGAGTGCAGCACAGAGTTCCAGTCGGGGCATGGAGTGGAAGCGCCATCAGGAACGACAGGTACACAATACCATGTCGGTCAGTAGTTCGAAGGTACGCCACCGAGCCGTAAGCTTCTTCCGAGGCATCACAGAATATGTGCACCTCTCTCTGTAGAGCGGAGATGTCAACTTCCTTTGGTAGGTATGGCCGGGGCAGGTTGACCTGAGGCAGGACTTGTAGTTCTTCCTCCCAGACTTTCCATTGCCGTAGAAGCTCTTGAGGTAGCAGCGGGTCATCCCATCCACGATGTTTATCCCATAGGTGCTTGACGAGTACTTTTGCCCTGGTTGTGTAGGGTAAGATGAACCCTAGGGGGTCGTACTGACTTGCCAGCACTTTGTAGATGTTGCGCATCGTGATTTCACCATAATCCACGGGACGATGCTTGTAGCCCATGATATCCTTTTGGAAGAGCCAGCTCAGTCCTAGAGTGGATTCTGGGACATCTGTCTTGTTCTGAGCCAGCCATAGCTCAACACTGGTAGAGCGACTCTCTTCTGGTAGGTGACTGATGACCTCTGGTTGATTGCTGGCCCATTGACGCAGCTCGAAGCCTGCAGATGCTAGGATGGCTCGTAACTTGTCAACCAGGTGCCTCGCCTCAGCAATGGTGGGGACGCTCTGTAGGTAGTTGTCTACATAAAAGCACTTCTCGACTGAGCTCCTCACCTCTTCCTCTGGCTGACTATGGTCGATGACGTGGCGCCGAAGGGCAAACGTAGCACAGCAGGGGCTACACGTCGTTCCAAAAGGTATCACTTGCCACTCGTACACCGCAGGAGGATCTTGACTGCTGTCTCGCCAAACAAATCTGAGCAGGTCTCGATCTTCTGGGAGTCGAACCTGGTGGAACGTGCCCTTGATATCTCCACTGATTGCTACTGCATGCTCTCGGAAGCGTAGCGGGACTCCGAGGAGAGATGCTCCTAAGGTCGGCCCAGGCAACAGATAGTCATTGAGATTTTGCCCTCGAAACTGAAATGAGCAGTTGAACACCAGTCTGTTCTTGCCATTATGGCTTACCATGTGGTGAGGAATGTACCACGACTCACAACCTTCCTCTACTGGTACTTCAGGGTCACACTTGATGACAGAGCCTGCCTTGATCAGCTTTTCCATCTCCACTTTGTAGGCTTCAGCCTGCATAGGGATCTTGGCCAATCTCCTTTCTATATTCCGTAGACTGTGCATGACGGCTTCTTTAGTAGCTTGAAGGAGTGGCATGTCTTTCCGGCGTAGCAGCGGGGTGGCATAACGGAGTTAACCTGTCGTTAACCTGTACTCTGATGGTTTTGGTCTCCAGGGTACCGATGGCCTCTTGGTCCTCCCTCGAACGTGTGACTAGTTTCTCGCTTCTGAAAGGAAGAGTGTCGACCTGCCACAACATCTCGACATGCTTCATCAGCTCGCTCACTTGTGGTGATACTGATGTGAAAAGGCACTGCTGTGGTTGTGCGAGATGATAGACAACACTGGCTGGACCTTGCAGCGCCCAGCCTAGCCTCGTGTGAATGGCAGCCGGTCCTCCTTTTGGTTCCAACCTGACTGGTTCAATGGGGGTGATGAGATGTGGGTGGTCACTTCCAAGGAGAAGCAGAGGCTTCACATTTGTGAGGGTCCGGATGGGAAGGCCAATGAGGTGCTTATACTTCTCCCGGAGTTGCTCCATAGGGTAGGTATGATCTGCTAGTCCAATGTGAGCAGTGGTGAAAGCACCAGTAATCTTGAACCTGGTCTTCGGTTTAGCAGGAGAGGAAATGGAGAAGGAGACTGATGCACCGCGAAGGGTCTGCACATCCTGTCTGATTGTGCGTAGTGGCAAGTCCTCTGGGGTCCCTTGCACACCTAACTTCTCTACCGCCTCTGGCAGCAGCATAGTTCTCTCTGAACCGTCATCCAGTATGGCATAGGTGTTGATGAATCGATCCTTATAATGGATGCGAACTTTGACGACTTTCAGAAGGACTTGACTGCCTTCAGCGGGTCTGTCCAGGTACAGTACCTCAGTCGTGGCCCTCATGCCATGGTTCTGCGAGGTTGGTGCTGAGTCTGTCTCCTTAGGTGGCCTCAAGTTCACATCATGTAGCATCTGGAGATGTTTCCCTTGGCAGAGGCCACATGTCTTCTTTAAGTTGCACTGCGCTGCCTGGTTCGGCCGTGCACAGCGCCAACACCTCATATTGGTTCTTATCCAtgctgtcagctgttctttgttCAGCTTGGTTACTGCTGTACACTGACTGAGATAGTGGTCCTCATTATTACAGTACGGACAGTATGGCTTACTCTTGTTCCCTTTGAAGGAGTTACCTGGAACTTGAGAGTCTGGTTTCTTCCAAATGTCCTTGGCACCATGGAGCACAGTGGTGTGGTGCTTGC
This Pseudochaenichthys georgianus chromosome 7, fPseGeo1.2, whole genome shotgun sequence DNA region includes the following protein-coding sequences:
- the oard1 gene encoding ADP-ribose glycohydrolase OARD1 — encoded protein: MTHYKLANKSLSSFIKCSRKTHRITHRSSVHIMSSALERPVNTDSAKPAEDRWSVSYVTGDLFSCPGDEALAHCISEDCRMGAGIAVMFKKNFKGVEELKEQKKLTGECAVLKRESRFVYYLITKKKASQKPTYDSLARSLENMRSHCESNSVTRISMPRIGCGLDKLQWNKVAEILEQVFKPTNISITVYSLPERPESKVMKENMRR